In one Desulfobulbaceae bacterium DB1 genomic region, the following are encoded:
- a CDS encoding bifunctional homocysteine S-methyltransferase/methylenetetrahydrofolate reductase, translated as MKVAFSDYIKEHVILGDGAFGTYLFEKGIDFGKNIDLLNIKNPDLIYSVHEEYIRAGSQLIETNTFGANSFKLQAAGKEDQIAEINQAGARIAVKAAGHDAYVAGSVGPTGIEFPLISGDITVEDIKAAFALQMGALVEGGVDLLILETFTHLEEMLLAIETARQVGSGLPIVAQMVYPAQGRTARGIDALECARAALAAGATVVGTNCGRGIDAMSMAVSRLMPLADEHVPLSAFPNAGLPEVMGHRMVYPAQPSYMARRAAEMLKMGVRLIGGCCGTTPAHIHEFRKTLKLRHKKTLDAKSVPAAPLEETPAAPAGLKRSGRGAFLDNLPEDRLPVLVELDPPTHLDIDNVLAGARSLAASGVDAVTLGENPLAILRAGNIALAHRIREETGVQVVLHQTCRDQNALGLQSHIMAAHILGIEAILAVTGDSASSTDQPGVSGVFDVNSLGLIRMISQFNQGLNMAGQSIKKPTRFSIGAAFSFRPSNPTMQITRLERKAAQGAHFVMTQPLFDKNAVEAMVEQTSHLNLLVFPGIFPLISARNADFLHNEVPGISIPAEIRKKLWSYAEVADQRKAALEITEKLIADLASFVDGLYIISPLNKWEIAENFVKQIRLAGWKGSGRAAMKTAP; from the coding sequence ATGAAAGTCGCTTTTTCCGATTATATTAAGGAGCATGTCATCCTGGGGGATGGGGCTTTTGGAACCTATCTTTTTGAAAAAGGGATAGATTTCGGGAAAAATATCGATCTGCTCAACATCAAGAACCCGGATCTCATTTATTCGGTTCATGAGGAATATATCCGGGCAGGCAGTCAACTCATTGAAACCAATACCTTTGGCGCAAACAGCTTTAAGCTTCAGGCCGCGGGCAAGGAAGATCAGATTGCCGAGATCAACCAGGCCGGAGCGCGTATTGCGGTCAAGGCCGCGGGGCATGATGCGTATGTCGCCGGCTCGGTGGGGCCGACGGGTATCGAGTTTCCCCTGATTTCAGGTGACATTACGGTTGAGGATATCAAGGCGGCCTTTGCCCTGCAAATGGGCGCCCTGGTGGAGGGAGGGGTCGATCTCCTTATTCTGGAAACATTTACCCATCTTGAGGAAATGCTGCTGGCCATTGAAACCGCCCGGCAGGTCGGCAGCGGATTGCCCATTGTCGCGCAGATGGTCTATCCGGCCCAGGGAAGAACCGCCCGCGGCATTGACGCCCTTGAATGCGCCCGGGCGGCCTTGGCTGCCGGCGCCACGGTTGTCGGCACCAACTGCGGCAGGGGCATTGACGCCATGTCCATGGCTGTCTCCCGTCTGATGCCGCTTGCCGACGAGCATGTGCCGCTTTCCGCCTTTCCCAATGCGGGACTGCCCGAGGTTATGGGCCATCGCATGGTGTATCCGGCCCAGCCTTCCTACATGGCCAGGCGTGCCGCTGAAATGCTGAAGATGGGGGTGCGTCTCATCGGCGGCTGTTGCGGCACCACCCCGGCCCATATTCATGAGTTTCGCAAAACCCTGAAACTCCGGCACAAAAAAACGCTTGATGCCAAGAGTGTCCCGGCAGCTCCCCTTGAGGAAACGCCTGCCGCCCCAGCCGGATTAAAAAGAAGCGGCCGGGGCGCTTTTCTCGATAATCTGCCGGAGGACAGGCTGCCGGTTCTGGTTGAACTGGACCCGCCCACCCATCTTGATATCGACAATGTGCTGGCAGGGGCCCGTTCCCTGGCCGCCAGCGGGGTGGACGCCGTAACCCTGGGGGAAAATCCCCTGGCCATCCTCCGGGCCGGCAACATCGCCCTGGCCCATCGCATCAGGGAGGAAACCGGCGTGCAGGTGGTACTGCATCAAACCTGTCGTGACCAGAATGCCCTGGGGCTTCAGTCCCATATCATGGCCGCCCATATCCTGGGGATCGAGGCGATCCTTGCCGTTACCGGTGATTCGGCCAGTTCAACGGACCAGCCCGGGGTAAGCGGAGTCTTTGACGTCAACTCCCTTGGGCTGATCCGCATGATCAGCCAGTTCAACCAAGGGCTCAACATGGCGGGGCAGTCCATCAAAAAACCGACCCGTTTTTCCATCGGCGCGGCCTTCAGTTTTCGGCCGTCCAACCCCACCATGCAGATCACCAGGTTGGAACGGAAAGCGGCCCAGGGCGCTCATTTTGTCATGACCCAGCCTCTTTTCGATAAAAACGCGGTGGAGGCCATGGTGGAACAGACAAGTCATCTGAATCTTCTTGTTTTTCCAGGGATTTTTCCGCTTATTTCGGCTCGTAACGCCGACTTTCTCCATAATGAGGTGCCGGGAATTTCCATTCCGGCCGAGATCCGGAAAAAATTGTGGAGTTATGCCGAGGTGGCTGACCAGCGCAAGGCTGCTTTGGAAATCACCGAGAAGCTGATTGCCGATCTTGCCTCGTTTGTCGATGGGCTTTACATTATCAGCCCGTTGAACAAGTGGGAAATCGCCGAAAATTTCGTCAAGCAGATTCGTCTGGCCGGATGGAAGGGAAGCGGCAGGGCCGCGATGAAAACGGCTCCATGA
- a CDS encoding AmmeMemoRadiSam system radical SAM enzyme, producing the protein MQEAMFYHTEKDTEVICDLCNHHCRIQEGKRGICRVRENRGGILYSLVYGRLISENIDPIEKKPLFHLLPGSRSYSIATVGCNFRCLHCQNYQISQYPRMNDGAITGSETSPQEVVAGALRSGCQSISYTYVEPTIFYEFAYDCCVPARDNGIKNVFVSNGYMSPETTRHLAPVLDGINIDIKAFTEKFYKEVCKARLQPVLDTVRLMRELGVWVEVTTLVIPGWNDSDDELRAIARFIKEVDPAMPWHVTAFYPTFQMTDHEPTPAATLRRAREIGLGEGLRFVYEGNIPGEGGENTSCPSCGTELISRFGFRIRENKIKEGRCPSCGETIAGVWQ; encoded by the coding sequence ATGCAAGAGGCCATGTTTTACCATACGGAAAAGGACACAGAGGTCATCTGCGACCTCTGCAACCATCACTGCCGGATCCAGGAGGGCAAACGGGGAATCTGCCGGGTGCGGGAAAACAGGGGCGGCATCCTGTACAGCCTGGTCTATGGCCGGCTGATCTCGGAAAACATCGATCCCATAGAAAAAAAGCCGCTCTTCCACCTGCTGCCCGGTTCCCGTTCCTACTCCATTGCCACGGTGGGTTGCAATTTCCGCTGTCTGCATTGCCAGAACTACCAGATTTCCCAGTATCCACGCATGAATGACGGCGCCATCACCGGCAGCGAGACCAGTCCGCAGGAAGTAGTTGCCGGAGCGCTCCGTTCCGGGTGCCAAAGCATCAGTTACACCTACGTCGAGCCGACCATCTTCTATGAATTCGCTTACGACTGCTGCGTGCCGGCGCGCGACAACGGGATAAAAAACGTTTTTGTCAGCAACGGCTACATGTCGCCTGAAACAACCCGGCATCTGGCCCCGGTGCTGGACGGCATCAATATCGACATCAAGGCCTTTACGGAAAAATTCTACAAGGAGGTCTGCAAAGCCCGGCTGCAGCCGGTGCTCGACACCGTGCGCCTCATGCGTGAACTGGGGGTTTGGGTGGAGGTGACCACCCTTGTTATTCCAGGCTGGAACGATTCAGACGATGAACTGCGCGCCATTGCACGGTTCATCAAGGAGGTTGACCCGGCCATGCCCTGGCATGTCACCGCCTTTTACCCGACCTTCCAGATGACGGACCACGAGCCGACGCCGGCGGCCACCCTGCGCCGGGCCAGGGAAATCGGCCTTGGCGAGGGGCTGCGCTTTGTTTACGAAGGCAATATTCCCGGCGAGGGCGGGGAAAACACCTCCTGCCCTTCCTGCGGCACGGAACTGATCAGCCGTTTCGGCTTCCGCATCCGGGAAAACAAAATCAAGGAAGGCCGTTGCCCCTCCTGCGGAGAAACAATTGCAGGGGTATGGCAGTAA
- a CDS encoding MFS transporter — translation MGVKGSKGKSVLAWAFYDWANSAFATCIMAGFFPIFFKQYWCSGMEVSAGTFRLGLANSIGSMIVIVLAPLLGAVSDQAGGKKKFLFFFTLLGAVMSGSLFFVPQGAWLFAFVLYIGGIIGFSGGNVFYDSLLINVATPAESDRVSALGFALGYLGGGLIFAFHVTTTIQPGLFGLPDAGAAVRFSFLSVAAWWIFFSLPLFFLVPESASGPPKRLVTAAAGGCRQLAATFREIKKARVVLLFLIAYWLYIDGLDTIVRMAVDYGLALGFSANDLILALLITQFIGFPAALIFGRLGEKIGTKQAILAGICVYLLVTIWAMFMKSVSQFYLMAAAIGLVQGGVQSLSRSLYSRIIPPDRSAEFFGFYNMLGKFAAVIGPLLMGVISLATGSPRLSLLAVILLFVIGGAILCLVDEKEGIRLARQLEKTKLPG, via the coding sequence ATGGGGGTAAAGGGAAGCAAGGGGAAAAGCGTCCTTGCCTGGGCCTTTTACGACTGGGCCAATTCCGCCTTTGCCACCTGTATCATGGCCGGTTTTTTTCCCATCTTTTTCAAACAGTACTGGTGCAGCGGCATGGAGGTTTCCGCCGGCACCTTCCGGCTCGGCCTGGCGAATTCCATCGGCAGCATGATCGTCATTGTGCTGGCGCCGCTGCTTGGCGCCGTCAGCGATCAGGCCGGGGGGAAAAAGAAATTTCTTTTTTTCTTCACCCTGCTCGGAGCCGTTATGAGCGGATCGCTCTTTTTTGTTCCCCAGGGCGCCTGGCTTTTCGCCTTTGTGCTTTATATCGGCGGCATCATCGGTTTTTCCGGCGGCAACGTCTTTTACGACTCCCTGCTGATCAATGTGGCCACGCCGGCCGAATCGGACCGGGTTTCCGCCCTGGGCTTCGCCCTTGGTTATCTGGGAGGCGGGCTCATCTTTGCCTTTCACGTGACGACAACCATACAACCCGGCCTCTTTGGTTTGCCTGACGCCGGGGCAGCGGTGCGTTTTTCCTTTCTCTCCGTTGCCGCATGGTGGATCTTTTTTTCCCTGCCGCTCTTCTTCCTGGTGCCTGAATCCGCATCCGGCCCACCCAAAAGACTGGTCACAGCCGCTGCCGGCGGCTGCCGTCAGCTTGCCGCCACCTTCCGGGAAATAAAAAAAGCCAGGGTGGTACTTCTCTTTCTCATCGCCTACTGGCTCTATATCGACGGACTTGACACCATTGTCCGCATGGCGGTGGATTACGGCTTGGCGCTTGGTTTTTCAGCCAATGATCTTATCCTGGCCCTGCTCATCACCCAGTTCATCGGTTTTCCCGCCGCCCTCATTTTCGGTCGGCTGGGTGAAAAGATCGGCACCAAACAGGCGATTCTTGCCGGAATATGCGTCTACCTGCTGGTAACCATCTGGGCGATGTTCATGAAATCGGTCAGCCAGTTTTACCTGATGGCCGCGGCCATCGGCCTGGTCCAGGGCGGTGTGCAGTCGCTGAGCCGCTCCCTCTACTCCCGCATCATCCCCCCCGACCGGTCCGCCGAATTTTTCGGTTTCTACAACATGCTGGGGAAATTCGCCGCCGTTATCGGCCCCCTGCTGATGGGCGTCATCAGCCTTGCCACCGGCAGCCCCCGTCTTTCCCTGCTTGCCGTAATCCTCCTTTTTGTCATCGGCGGCGCCATCCTCTGCCTTGTCGACGAGAAGGAGGGAATCCGCCTGGCCCGTCAACTGGAAAAAACGAAACTTCCCGGCTGA
- a CDS encoding cytochrome C: protein MKKKVLLAGVVFSLLGFSGPAGADECIDCHSKISPGQVADYQTSKHAESGDVTCKTCHGDKHKSADDSTLAELPDEKVCAGCHEQQFNQFADGKHNFGWTSLNAIPATHMAPDELIEGGRGCGGCHNMGIKSEEQKKELRDKGYRYQNNSCDECHTRHAFSKKEALNPHACQQCHMGYDHPQWEMWSSSKHGARYFAKKEGDLPENAAAPTCQHCHMPDGNHANHTAWGFLGVRLPLPEDKQAAADRVTILKALGVLNPETGEPTAVLDAVKAVKMAKLDQESWEKERNKMIATCSECHSEKYAREQLEMGDAILQKSDRLMADAIETVAALYKEGIITKPAGYPHNYPFLLTFMHTNGAAWNENLDGLSYIDQVLVQMYMKHRMRAYQAFFHVNPDYAYWYGWNEMTKDLGEIKELAKSMRAEHAGK from the coding sequence ATGAAGAAAAAAGTACTGCTTGCCGGGGTTGTTTTTTCACTTTTAGGCTTCTCAGGTCCTGCCGGGGCCGACGAATGTATCGACTGCCACAGCAAAATTTCCCCGGGCCAGGTGGCGGACTACCAAACCAGTAAACATGCCGAAAGCGGCGATGTTACCTGCAAAACCTGCCACGGCGACAAGCACAAAAGCGCGGATGATTCTACCTTGGCCGAGCTGCCCGATGAAAAGGTCTGCGCCGGTTGCCACGAACAGCAGTTCAACCAGTTTGCCGACGGCAAGCACAACTTCGGCTGGACCTCGCTCAATGCCATTCCCGCCACCCACATGGCCCCGGACGAACTGATCGAGGGCGGCCGCGGCTGCGGCGGCTGCCACAACATGGGCATCAAATCCGAGGAGCAGAAAAAAGAATTGCGGGACAAAGGCTACCGCTACCAGAACAACTCCTGCGACGAATGCCATACCCGTCACGCTTTTTCCAAAAAGGAAGCCTTGAATCCCCACGCCTGTCAGCAATGCCACATGGGCTACGACCATCCCCAATGGGAGATGTGGTCAAGCTCCAAGCACGGGGCGCGCTATTTTGCCAAAAAGGAAGGGGATCTGCCTGAAAACGCCGCCGCCCCCACCTGCCAGCACTGCCACATGCCGGACGGCAACCATGCAAACCATACCGCCTGGGGCTTTCTCGGCGTGCGGCTGCCGCTGCCCGAAGATAAGCAGGCAGCCGCCGACCGGGTCACCATCCTGAAAGCCCTGGGGGTATTGAACCCTGAAACAGGAGAGCCAACCGCCGTTCTCGATGCGGTCAAGGCGGTGAAAATGGCGAAACTCGATCAGGAATCATGGGAGAAAGAACGCAACAAGATGATCGCCACCTGCTCCGAATGCCATTCGGAAAAGTATGCCAGGGAACAGCTTGAGATGGGGGACGCCATCCTGCAGAAATCAGACCGGCTGATGGCCGATGCCATCGAGACGGTTGCCGCTCTCTACAAGGAGGGCATCATCACGAAACCGGCGGGCTACCCGCACAACTATCCGTTCCTTCTCACCTTCATGCACACCAACGGCGCGGCCTGGAACGAGAATCTGGACGGCCTGTCCTACATCGACCAGGTGCTGGTGCAGATGTATATGAAACACCGCATGCGGGCTTATCAGGCCTTTTTTCATGTCAATCCGGACTATGCCTACTGGTACGGCTGGAACGAAATGACCAAGGACCTGGGTGAGATCAAGGAACTGGCCAAATCGATGCGGGCCGAGCATGCGGGGAAATAA
- a CDS encoding HPP family protein, which produces MKYFQKMKGNSKGPPGPGTWEIIWSWIGAFLGISAISLMHFNLLPQNDLVMVIGSFGASAVLIYGAIKSPLAQPRNLIGGHILSALIGVFCYQTFHGQMWLAAALAVSTAIAVMHLTRTLHPPGGATALIAVIGGEKVHALGYLYALTPVASGAAIMLIIALLINNIPEKRQYPEFWF; this is translated from the coding sequence ATGAAATACTTCCAAAAAATGAAAGGAAACAGCAAGGGGCCGCCAGGACCAGGGACATGGGAAATCATCTGGTCATGGATCGGGGCTTTTCTGGGCATATCGGCAATTTCCCTGATGCACTTCAACCTTCTGCCGCAAAACGATCTCGTCATGGTCATCGGCAGTTTCGGTGCATCCGCGGTGCTTATCTACGGAGCGATCAAAAGCCCGCTGGCCCAGCCCCGCAACCTCATCGGCGGTCACATATTGTCGGCCCTCATCGGCGTCTTCTGTTACCAGACCTTTCATGGTCAGATGTGGCTGGCTGCAGCCCTTGCCGTCTCCACCGCCATTGCCGTCATGCATCTCACCCGCACCCTGCACCCGCCCGGCGGCGCCACGGCGCTTATTGCCGTCATCGGCGGCGAAAAAGTCCATGCGCTCGGCTACCTGTACGCCCTGACCCCGGTGGCGTCCGGGGCGGCAATCATGCTGATCATCGCCCTGCTGATCAACAATATCCCGGAAAAACGACAATATCCGGAATTCTGGTTTTAA
- a CDS encoding histone deacetylase produces the protein MPRFRPLAIISHPHYLLHDTGGGEHPEVAERLVAIRRRLEKSPLFPAIREKTARTAERSDILTYHDESYLFRLEETALRGQTYIDHPDNQICFESFDSIMLSAGGCLTGIDLLEQGEDLVFCGVRPPGHHAERAMALGFCFVNNAVIAARYWQRRYGREKIAVIDWDAHHGNGIQDAFEEDPSVFYISIHEHPTFSFPGTGYAEEKGLGAGKGTTLNVPLPPGADDGVFLQAMKKVVEPALDGFRPERIIVSAGFDGHRLDDMSGLAYSTDLYGLIGEKMAGMGQKYCRGKVLSILEGGYHLDALAAGVEQYLLGLAK, from the coding sequence ATGCCCCGATTCAGACCCCTGGCCATAATCAGTCATCCCCATTATCTTCTCCATGACACCGGCGGCGGAGAGCATCCCGAGGTTGCCGAGCGTCTTGTCGCCATCCGTCGCCGGCTGGAAAAGAGCCCCCTTTTTCCCGCGATCAGGGAAAAAACGGCAAGGACGGCAGAGAGATCGGACATCCTTACGTATCACGATGAGTCCTATCTCTTCCGGCTGGAGGAAACCGCCCTGCGGGGGCAGACCTACATCGATCACCCGGACAACCAGATCTGCTTTGAGTCTTTTGATTCGATCATGCTGTCGGCCGGCGGCTGCCTGACCGGCATTGATCTGCTCGAACAGGGTGAGGATCTTGTCTTCTGCGGCGTGCGGCCCCCCGGCCATCATGCGGAGCGGGCCATGGCGCTGGGTTTCTGTTTCGTCAACAATGCGGTGATTGCCGCCCGCTACTGGCAACGGCGCTACGGCAGAGAAAAGATTGCCGTCATCGACTGGGACGCCCATCACGGCAACGGTATTCAGGATGCCTTTGAGGAGGACCCCTCGGTTTTTTACATCAGCATCCATGAACACCCCACCTTCAGCTTTCCGGGAACCGGCTACGCCGAGGAAAAGGGATTGGGCGCGGGAAAAGGAACAACTCTGAACGTGCCGCTGCCGCCCGGAGCCGATGATGGCGTGTTCCTGCAGGCCATGAAGAAAGTGGTTGAGCCGGCCCTCGATGGATTCAGGCCGGAGAGAATCATCGTCTCCGCGGGATTCGACGGCCACCGGCTTGATGACATGTCGGGCCTTGCCTACAGCACGGATCTGTACGGGCTTATCGGTGAAAAGATGGCCGGGATGGGGCAAAAATATTGCCGGGGCAAGGTTCTTTCCATTCTTGAGGGAGGCTATCATCTTGATGCCCTGGCCGCCGGGGTTGAACAGTATCTGCTTGGTCTGGCAAAATAA